The proteins below are encoded in one region of Macadamia integrifolia cultivar HAES 741 unplaced genomic scaffold, SCU_Mint_v3 scaffold2876, whole genome shotgun sequence:
- the LOC122067377 gene encoding uncharacterized protein LOC122067377 translates to MEVLNMSSQINYATLTKDYILTGPNYVDWRRNIKLLLTAEGLIYVIEDEKPSLPDTMEGEEKAAYELFRQNNSKAKLLVLNSIDNTIKDSIKNLSFAKDMLEELKKLYEKQNRHAHILHSTKMTSWISIIDHVMKLHNLFQELEAIGTSFKLNYKTDVILYSLPQEICGSFICNYNMNKIFVEFPELGNMLQEVEAAHKL, encoded by the coding sequence ATGGAGGTACTCAATATGTCAAGCCAAATCAACTATGCTACCCTCACTAAAGACTATATCCTGACTGGACCAAACTATGTTGACTGGAGGAGGAACATTAAATTGCTCCTAACTGCAGAAGGTCTAATTTATGTCATAGAAGATGAAAAACCTTCATTGCCTGATACTATGGAGGGTGAGGAGAAAGCTGCCTATGAGTTGTTTCGACAAAATAATTCTAAGGCCAAGCTCCTTGTGTTGAATTCAATAGACAATACCATTAAGGATTCTATAAAGAATCTGAGTTTTGCAAAAGACATGTTGGAGGAGTTGAAGAAGTTGtatgaaaaacaaaatagacATGCACATATCCTCCACAGTACTAAGATGACTTCATGGATTTCAATTATCGACCATGTGATGAAATTACATAATTTATTCCAAGAACTAGAAGCCATTGGGACATCCTTTAAGCTGAACTATAAAACTGATGTCATATTATACTCATTGCCTCAGGAAATCTGTGGatcttttatttgtaattataatatgaataaaattttcgTAGAGTTTCCAGAACTAGGCAATATGTTGCAAGAAGTAGAGGCGGCACATAAGTTGTAA
- the LOC122067375 gene encoding cysteine-rich receptor-like protein kinase 3, with protein MSSRCSFIFCVFFFFFSLFISLSVSNPRATMAGLVCSNDTASPAERQTFVNNFVSAMDAVTPQVTSRRYARVVTGSGNTTVYSFGQCMKDLSQTDCDLCFAQCKTQIPKCVPFQKATRGGRVFFDGCYLRYDEYDYFSEALSPEDRTVCGNQSFAGNRVAFRANAIQLVKNLSAQAPNNGGFFVGYVDRGNSTAYGLAQCWEYLNASSCSSCLRNGVSRIVSCLPNGEGRVLNSGCYMRYSTQKFYDNSTSDAAGGGRRVLEFLIEISDNLSH; from the exons ATGTCTTCGCGGTGTTCGTTTATTttctgtgtcttcttcttcttcttctcgttaTTCATAAGTCTTTCTGTTTCGAACCCAAGAGCTACGATGGCGGGTCTTGTATGTTCCAACGATACCGCATCACCGGCCGAGCGCCAGACCTTCGTTAATAACTTTGTGTCGGCCATGGACGCTGTTACCCCCCAAGTCACTTCCCGTAGATATGCCAGAGTTGTTACTGGGTCTGGAAACACCACGGTGTACTCCTTTGGTCAGTGCATGAAAGATCTCTCGCAGACAGACTGCGACCTCTGTTTCGCCCAGTGCAAGACCCAGATCCCTAAGTGTGTCCCCTTCCAAAAAGCGACTCGAGGTGGCAGAGTCTTCTTTGATGGCTGTTATCTAAGGTATGACGAGTATGATTACTTCAGCGAAGCTTTGAGCCCTGAGGACCGGACTGTTTGTGGGAACCAAAGTTTCGCCGGAAATCGGGTAGCTTTCAGGGCGAACGCCATCCAGCTCGTGAAGAATCTGAGTGCCCAAGCACCCAACAATGGTGGTTTCTTCGTTGGGTACGTGGATCGGGGCAACTCCACTGCGTACGGATTAGCGCAATGCTGGGAGTATTTGAATGCGAGCTCCTGCAGTAGTTGTTTAAGAAATGGGGTCTCAAGGATTGTTTCTTGCCTGCCAAATGGTGAAGGAAGGGTTTTGAACTCTGGGTGCTATATGAGGTATTCGACGCAGAAATTTTATGACAATTCAACGAGCGATGCAGCCGGAGGAG GAAGGAGGGTTCTGGAATTTCTAATTGAGATTTCAGACAATCTCAGTCATG